The following are encoded in a window of Allosphingosinicella indica genomic DNA:
- a CDS encoding tetratricopeptide repeat-containing sulfotransferase family protein: MAAILPQARDAIAFARAGDISRALASGEAAVRLAPSDGGLRFFVGMLHTRHHDLTRAVPHLRIAAKLMTDTPIARLELARALIAVGRLDEAEETLAPVAAAGPAGRDLLGLHGLLQQRRGDHHAAIRMFRQAVHRDARDFENWANLGVSLLAIGQSTEAEKAFGDALELRPDLRWARIKRAEAAVGASRGEHALAKARAVADASPNDADAMLLVARIEELLDRPVQAEAALREALARDPRSAPAMIALATLAERDNRVEDCRKLLHRARAAGASVTETAILDARIALRQGDCATVMTVLRDAAAGIDPVARAELIGRCRDRAGDPEGAFLAFTEMNRHIAGQRADPAGEALAFRNRIDARRARATREWRQGWEDILPADRRSDPVFMFGFPRSGTTLLDTFLMGHPGVVVLEEQPVLQAAMDAVGGAVDDPAVLTAESVVAMRAAYFQAADRLAPDAAQKLLIDKAPLGAVEAALVHRLFPQARYIFVERHPCDVVLSGFMAAFDPRGGMANFLSLKDVAQLYDTLTGYWHHCRELFDLPTCNARYERLIVDPQAELGMIADFLGITVHAGMLDHRTTAGKRSHIPTPSYAQVSAPLHSRAAGRWLRYLPVLNDVMPILRPWAERMGYAM; the protein is encoded by the coding sequence ATGGCCGCAATCCTGCCGCAGGCACGCGACGCCATCGCATTCGCCCGGGCCGGCGACATTTCCCGCGCGCTGGCTTCGGGCGAAGCCGCCGTCCGGCTCGCCCCGTCGGACGGCGGCCTACGCTTCTTCGTGGGGATGCTCCACACCCGCCATCACGACCTGACGCGCGCCGTGCCGCACCTTCGCATCGCCGCCAAGCTAATGACCGACACACCGATCGCGCGGCTGGAGCTCGCGCGCGCGCTGATAGCCGTCGGCCGGCTGGACGAGGCCGAGGAGACGCTTGCGCCGGTCGCGGCGGCCGGTCCGGCCGGGCGCGATCTTCTCGGGCTGCACGGCCTGCTTCAGCAGCGCCGCGGCGATCATCATGCGGCGATCCGCATGTTCCGCCAGGCGGTGCACCGCGACGCGCGGGACTTCGAGAATTGGGCGAACCTGGGCGTCAGCCTGCTCGCGATCGGCCAGTCTACCGAGGCGGAGAAGGCGTTTGGCGACGCTTTGGAGCTGCGTCCCGATCTCCGCTGGGCCCGGATCAAGCGCGCCGAGGCGGCGGTGGGTGCCAGCCGAGGCGAGCATGCGCTGGCGAAAGCACGCGCCGTGGCCGACGCGTCCCCCAACGACGCTGATGCAATGCTTCTCGTTGCGCGGATCGAGGAGTTGCTCGATCGGCCTGTGCAAGCCGAAGCGGCGCTGCGCGAGGCGCTCGCCCGCGACCCCCGGTCCGCGCCGGCGATGATCGCGCTGGCGACGCTGGCCGAGCGCGACAATCGAGTCGAGGACTGCCGCAAGTTGCTGCACCGCGCCCGTGCGGCGGGCGCATCGGTGACTGAAACGGCGATCTTGGATGCGCGCATTGCGCTGCGCCAAGGCGATTGCGCCACGGTGATGACGGTGCTGCGCGATGCCGCTGCGGGCATAGACCCCGTAGCGCGGGCCGAACTGATCGGGCGCTGCCGCGACCGTGCCGGCGATCCGGAAGGAGCCTTCCTCGCCTTCACGGAAATGAACCGTCACATCGCCGGGCAACGTGCCGATCCCGCCGGCGAAGCGCTCGCCTTCCGCAATCGTATCGATGCCCGTCGCGCGCGGGCGACCCGGGAATGGCGGCAGGGGTGGGAGGATATCCTGCCCGCCGATCGCCGGTCCGATCCCGTCTTCATGTTCGGCTTCCCGCGCTCGGGCACCACCCTGCTCGACACCTTCTTGATGGGTCATCCGGGCGTCGTCGTGCTGGAAGAGCAGCCGGTGCTGCAAGCCGCAATGGATGCGGTCGGCGGCGCTGTAGACGATCCTGCCGTGCTGACAGCCGAGTCGGTAGTCGCGATGCGGGCTGCTTACTTCCAGGCCGCAGATCGCCTCGCCCCCGACGCTGCCCAGAAACTGCTGATCGACAAGGCGCCGTTGGGTGCTGTCGAAGCCGCGTTGGTGCACCGCCTGTTCCCGCAGGCCCGCTACATTTTCGTCGAGCGCCATCCCTGCGATGTCGTGTTGAGCGGGTTCATGGCGGCGTTCGATCCGCGCGGGGGGATGGCCAACTTCCTTTCGCTCAAAGATGTGGCACAGCTCTACGACACGCTCACCGGATATTGGCACCACTGCCGCGAATTGTTCGATCTGCCGACGTGCAACGCCCGCTACGAACGGCTGATCGTTGATCCCCAGGCCGAGCTGGGCATGATCGCGGACTTTCTCGGCATCACTGTCCATGCCGGCATGCTCGATCATCGCACAACGGCAGGGAAGCGCTCGCATATCCCCACGCCGAGCTACGCACAGGTATCCGCACCGCTGCACAGTCGAGCCGCTGGGCGATGGCTGCGCTACCTGCCGGTGCTGAACGACGTGATGCCAATCCTTCGCCCGTGGGCTGAACGCATGGGCTATGCCATGTGA